The Dunckerocampus dactyliophorus isolate RoL2022-P2 chromosome 1, RoL_Ddac_1.1, whole genome shotgun sequence genome has a segment encoding these proteins:
- the cnbpa gene encoding CCHC-type zinc finger, nucleic acid binding protein a isoform X1: MEMSSNSECFGCGRSGHWIKHCPNAAGPRGRARGRGRGKEMFCYRCGDQGHIARDCDQTEDACYNCHRSGHISRDCKEPKKEREQLCYTCGKAGHMARDCDHANEQKCYSCGGFGHIQKLCDKVKCYRCGEIGHVAVHCSKSSETNCYNCGKAGHLAKECTIEATA; the protein is encoded by the exons ATGGAGATGAGCAGCAACAGCGAGTGTTTTGGATGTGGCCGCTCGGGGCACTGGATTAAACATTGCCCCAATGCTGCTGGCCCACGGGGACGTGCCCGAGGCAGGGGACGAGGCAAGG AGATGTTCTGCTATCGGTGCGGAGACCAAGGACACATAGCGAGGGACTGTGACCAAACTGAGGATG CATGCTACAACTGCCACAGGAGTGGCCACATTTCTCGTGACTGCAAGGAACCCAAAAAGGAGAGGGAGCAGCTGTGCTACACCTGCGGTAAGGCTGGTCACATGGCCCGAGACTGCGACCACGCCAACGAGCAGAAATGCTACTCCTGCGGCGGCTTCGGCCACATCCAGAAGCTTTGTGACAAGGTGAAATGTTACAG GTGTGGTGAGATTGGTCACGTCGCAGTGCATTGCAGCAAATCCAGCGAGACCAACTGCTACAACTGTGGAAAGGCAGGCCACCTGGCAAAAGAGTGCACCATCGAAGCCACCGCATAA
- the cnbpa gene encoding CCHC-type zinc finger, nucleic acid binding protein a isoform X2, translated as MEMSSNSECFGCGRSGHWIKHCPNAAGPRGRARGRGREMFCYRCGDQGHIARDCDQTEDACYNCHRSGHISRDCKEPKKEREQLCYTCGKAGHMARDCDHANEQKCYSCGGFGHIQKLCDKVKCYRCGEIGHVAVHCSKSSETNCYNCGKAGHLAKECTIEATA; from the exons ATGGAGATGAGCAGCAACAGCGAGTGTTTTGGATGTGGCCGCTCGGGGCACTGGATTAAACATTGCCCCAATGCTGCTGGCCCACGGGGACGTGCCCGAGGCAGGGGACGAG AGATGTTCTGCTATCGGTGCGGAGACCAAGGACACATAGCGAGGGACTGTGACCAAACTGAGGATG CATGCTACAACTGCCACAGGAGTGGCCACATTTCTCGTGACTGCAAGGAACCCAAAAAGGAGAGGGAGCAGCTGTGCTACACCTGCGGTAAGGCTGGTCACATGGCCCGAGACTGCGACCACGCCAACGAGCAGAAATGCTACTCCTGCGGCGGCTTCGGCCACATCCAGAAGCTTTGTGACAAGGTGAAATGTTACAG GTGTGGTGAGATTGGTCACGTCGCAGTGCATTGCAGCAAATCCAGCGAGACCAACTGCTACAACTGTGGAAAGGCAGGCCACCTGGCAAAAGAGTGCACCATCGAAGCCACCGCATAA
- the LOC129188972 gene encoding haloacid dehalogenase-like hydrolase domain-containing 5 yields MRGLLPLYRGLCSGGSRHVRTTSAVVGSRCGFCGTNSKPQPKFGLLFDIDGVLVRGRMLIPAAKKAFEKLVDSRGQFVVPVVFVTNAGNCLRQKKADQLSHILGVQITQDQVIMSHSPLRMFKKFHDKCVLVSGQGPVLEIAKNLGFNNVVSIDMLRESFPLLDMVDHNRRPKLPSNPVGNLPKVEAVVLFGEPIRWETNLQLIVDVLMTNGNLSSVHQTQNTPHLPLLACNMDLMWMAEAHSPRFGHGTFLVCLENIYKKITGKDLKYEALMGKPSELTYHFAEYLIRGQALQRQWERPITSLYAIGDNLMTDIYGANLYNRYLEERIARKNPKAVAKLAAATGSTTAVPTEMEVDNLWESELALPAATSCKSVLVCTGVYNPKAEVPSDASRCIKETVFHGHRDFRFDPALVEPGHIVHDVAEAVELIFEQEKFVPQ; encoded by the exons ATGAGGGGACTCCTTCCGTTGTACCGGGGCCTGTGCTCCGGAGGAAGCCGGCACGTCAGGACAACCTCTGCGGTTGTCGGCTCTCGGTGTGGGTTTTGCGGAACTAATAGCAAG CCCCAGCCAAAGTTCGGCTTGTTGTTCGACATTGATGGCGTGCTGGTCCGTGGAAGGATGCTGATCCCAGCTGCCAAAAAGGCCTTCGAGAAATTGGTGGATTCTCGGGGACAGTTTGTGGTGCCAGTAGTTTTTGTGACAAATGCAGGGAATTGCCTCAGACAAAAGAAAGCAGACCAGCTCTCGCACATCCTTGGAGTACAG ATCACTCAAGATCAAGTCATCATGTCTCATAGTCCTTTGAGGATGTTCAAGAAGTTCCATGACAAGTGCGTGCTTGTGTCAGGACAAGGACCAGTTCTGGAAATTGCTAAAAA TCTTGGCTTTAATAACGTCGTAAGTATTGACATGCTGAGGGAATCATTCCCACTTCTGGACATGGtggaccacaacaggagacccAAACTGCCG TCCAATCCTGTAGGCAACCTTCCCAAGGTTGAGG CTGTGGTTCTCTTCGGGGAGCCAATTCGATGGGAGACCAATCTGCAGCTCATCGTTGACGTTTTAATGACCAACGGCAATCTCAGTAGCGTTCACCAAACCCAAAACACACCTCACCTGCCCTTACTGGCCTGCAACATGGACCTGATGTGGATGGCCGAGGCACATTCTCCACG GTTTGGACACGGCACCTTTCTTGTGTGCTTAGAGAATATCTACAAGAAGATAACCGGTAAAGACCTCAAGTATGAGGCTCTGATGGGAAAACCAAGCGAGCTGACCTACCATTTTGCTGAGTACCTCATCCGCGGGCAGGCCTTGCAGAGGCAATGGGAACGTCCCATCACTTCCCTCTATGCTATAGG GGATAACCTAATGACTGACATCTACGGAGCTAACCTGTACAACCGCTACCTGGAGGAGAGAATAGCGAGAAAGAACCCCAAAGCCGTTGCCAAGCTGGCAGCCGCCACCGGCTCCACCACCGCAGTGCccacagaaatggaggttgacaACCTGTGGGAGAGCGAGCTGGCTTTGCCCGCCGCCACCTCCTGTAAATCAGTCCTGGTGTGCACAGGCGTCTACAACCCCAAAGCAGAGGTGCCGTCTGACGCCAGCCGCTGCATCAAGGAAACAGTGTTCCACGGCCACCGGGACTTCCGCTTCGACCCCGCGCTGGTGGAGCCGGGTCACATTGTGCACGATGTGGCCGAAGCTGTTGAGCTCATTTTTGAGCAAGAAAAGTTTGTGCCTCAGTAG
- the gp9 gene encoding glycoprotein IX (platelet), whose product MLSGPGLALLPLWATITTPSLGQACLCTSLRTAGLRVNCTSRDLMALPPLPPDTTELLVQDSGLTTIPSGLFDGLAGLQSVSLSGNPFHCDCGIEYLRNWLLRNRAAVSQEPTCSSPTSVAQKAISELTDDYFTQCALRGCYSTTYVIMMGVLLCCLMVLLVWSLRLAKNCTFTLNIEEDHSVPHVDSLHPLRARHTRRLSVSAGRHLLKEELERFPVNMELLPQVLDVLHKKHNIKIKAI is encoded by the coding sequence aTGCTCTCTGGTCCAGGACTAGCCCTCCTCCCGCTCTGGGCCACAATCACGACACCCTCTCTTGGTCAGGCCTGTCTGTGCACGAGTCTCCGGACTGCTGGTCTGCGAGTCAACTGCACCTCTCGTGACCTCATGGCGTTGCCTCCTCTGCCGCCAGACACCACAGAACTCCTCGTGCAGGACAGCGGCCTCACCACCATCCCCTCGGGCCTGTTCGACGGACTGGCGGGCCTCCAAAGCGTCTCCCTCTCTGGCAACCCTTTCCATTGTGACTGCGGCATTGAGTACTTGAGGAACTGGCTGCTAAGGAACAGGGCTGCGGTCTCGCAGGAGCCCACCTGCTCCAGTCCCACGTCTGTGGCTCAGAAAGCTATCAGTGAACTCACCGATGACTACTTTACCCAGTGCGCCCTGAGGGGCTGCTATAGTACCACTTATGTCATCATGATGGGAGTGTTGCTCTGCTGCCTCATGGTTTTACTTGTGTGGAGCCTGAGACTTGCCAAAAACTGCACCTTCACGCTGAACATTGAGGAAGATCACTCAGTGCCCCATGTCGACTCTTTACATCCACTGAGAGCGAGACACACGAGGAGGCTGTCTGTCAGTGCAGGTCGTCATCTTCTCAAGGAGGAACTGGAAAGGTTTCCTGTCAACATGGAACTGCTCCCGCAAGTGTTGGACGTGCtgcacaagaaacacaacatcaaaataaaagctatcTGA